The segment CTGCTACCCGATTTACAACATCGCTTTCAAAAGTGTATCGATATGTTTTAGAACAGAAAAATAAACAATTGGTAACGATTGAAGAAGAGCTAAAATTTGCCCAATTGTACATATCATTATTAAAAATGCGATTTGAAGAAAGCATCGTATTTACAGTTCCCTCTAAATTAAGCAATCCGGAAGCGAAGGTAGTGCCACTATCACTGCAATTACTGCTTGAAAATGCAGTAAAACACAACCAAGTAACCCCTTCAAAAAAACTACATATTGCTATAACTGAAGATAATGGAAACTTACTTATAACAAATAATTATCAACCTAAACAAGTAGTAAAGGAAAGTAGTGGAGTAGGGCTTAAAAACATAAGGCAACGCTATGGATTGTTGACTAATAGACCAGTTAAAATTCAACAAGATTCTAAGAAATTCAGAATTTCCATACCTCTTTTAACACAACAGACGATGACTATATCCTCCCAAGAAACCTATATCTCCGAAAAAAAATACGCTAGAGCAAAAGAACGGGTACAGAAACTAAAAGGTTTTTATGGAAACTTGGGGATGTATCTAGTTTTTATACCGGTATTCATTTGGCTCAATTATAAATCGGGAACAGGCTTCCCTTGGGCTATTTTCCCAATAGCCGGTTGGGGAATGGGTGTTTTGGCCCACGCTGCAGAAACGTTTAATTATAATCCTTTCTTCGGAAAAGATTGGGAAAAAAGAAAAATTAAGGAGTTGATGGAAGAAGATGATTAATAGATGACAACTCAGTCAATATATGTTAC is part of the Marixanthomonas ophiurae genome and harbors:
- a CDS encoding 2TM domain-containing protein, yielding MIQFFKELGKAFFVGSLIFLVLGLIQFATGNTIGTGTELLRRFLYNQFYSVTLYMANAYVIMYFLEKFKGALYSRKILWKAVLSNIVVTMATLFLIHFIISVIIKGNTIPDFIAAQNFDFYKVSLIISIVVLIIFYGFFYYKNTQEKRVKEQKIIAGAASAQFDALKNQLDPHFLFNSLNVLTSLIEENPEAATRFTTSLSKVYRYVLEQKNKQLVTIEEELKFAQLYISLLKMRFEESIVFTVPSKLSNPEAKVVPLSLQLLLENAVKHNQVTPSKKLHIAITEDNGNLLITNNYQPKQVVKESSGVGLKNIRQRYGLLTNRPVKIQQDSKKFRISIPLLTQQTMTISSQETYISEKKYARAKERVQKLKGFYGNLGMYLVFIPVFIWLNYKSGTGFPWAIFPIAGWGMGVLAHAAETFNYNPFFGKDWEKRKIKELMEEDD